AGAATATGGAATATCATATTCATTTTTTAAGTATTCCATAAACTCATCCGCAAATACCTGGCATACCGCTACTGAATATTCCGCTGCAGGTATCTTTTTTAATTTTTCTACATTTGAATAAAAGGGTATATAATTGACGTGCAAACCCAACACTTTAAGAAGCTTTTCCATTTCCATTTGATCTTTATAGCCAATACTTGTTGTAGCAAATATATTTATTAAGCCCTTTTCCTTCTTTGGTCTTTCCCCTTTAATTATATATTTTCCTATAGCCTTAAATACTGTATCAAAGCCTGTAGCTGGAACCTTTGATTTAAAGCCTTCGCAATGTATCGGTATTACAATAGCCCTAACTTCTTCTTGAACATTTTTTACTACGGCATCAATATCATCTCCAATAATTCCTGAAGAGCAAGACGTAAATACAAATATTACATTGGGATCATATCTCCTTTGAAGCTCAAGTACTGCATTTCTAACCTTTTTTTCTCCACCTAAAACAATATCTCTTTCATCTACATTTGTTACAATATACCTTGCGTTTCTTATATGTTTTATTCCTCTATGATATTGTCCTACCTTAAAATTATCATTTATAAATGAAACACAGCCCACACATCCATTAGGTGCATGTACTACAAAAGCTGCATCTTCCATTGAAAGCAAAGCAGCTATACTGTTCGTCTCTTGGCATTGAGTAGCCTGAGCAAAAGTTCTATCTGCATTTTTTAAACATCGCCTTTTAAATTTGTGAGAAAGCTTTCCACTTGCCCCTCCACCGTCAGTTAGTGCATATTGTCTATCTTCACGATTTTTTGCTATAATACCACCCATATGTTAATCTCCTTTCTTAGATTTAAATAGTATAACTCCATTCTGGAACTATTCTCTTTAAAAATTTTCGTGTTCTTTCCTCTTTTGCATTTCTAAATATCTCATTTGGTGTACCTTCTTCTACAACAACTCCATCCTCCATAAACACAATTTTATTTGCAATGTCATAGGCAAAGGACATTTCATGAGTAACTACAATCATTGTTATTCCTTCTTTAGCCACTTTTTTCATAACCTCCAGCACATCTCCTACAAGCTCTGGATCTAATGCTGAGGTTGGTTCGTCAAATAATATAACCTCTGGGTTCAAGGCTAATGCCCTTGCTATTCCAACTCTCTGCTGCTGACCTCCAGACAGCTCTGATGGATAAAAGTCATATTTTTCAGCTAGTCCAACTTTATTCAATACCTCTTTACTTATTTTCTCAGCTTCCTTTTTGGGAATCCTTCTTGCAGTTACAAGGCCTTCCATTACATTGTCTATTACTGTTTTATTATTAAAGAGATTATAATTTTGAAATACCATGGCAGTTTTTTTTCTCACCTTCAAAATATCTTTTTTAGATGCATGTCTTAATTTTATTGTATCTTTACCTATAGTAAGTTCACCTTCATCTGCCTTTTCCAAAAAATTTATGCACCTTAGTAACGTTGTCTTTCCAGATCCACTTGGACCTAATATTACAACTACATCACCTTTACTGACCTTTATATCCACACCCTTTAACACATGGTTTTTACCAAAGGTCTTATTAATTCCCTTTAATTCTATCAACTTATTCCCCTCCTACTGCATAGTGCTAATTTTCTCTCTAATACACCTGAAATTCCCTCAATAACAATTGTAAGTCCCCAATATATTATTGCTGCTGCCACATATACCTCCAAAAATTTGTAGTTTGCATTAGCTGTTATTATTGCTGCATTTAAAAGATCAATTACTGCCACCATATAAGCTAATGATGACCCCTTTATAAGCCCTATTACCGTACTACATAAAGTAGGAAGTGCTATGGGTAATGCTTGTGGTATTATTATTCTCCTTACAGTTTGTATTCTTGTAAGTCCAACTGAATAACTAGCTTCAAATTGACCTTTCCCTACAGATAAAAATGCTCCTCTTACTACTTCTTCTATTGCTGCTATAGCATAAAGTGACAATGCTACGTATGCTATGTATATTGTATTTATATCTTTAAATCTAATTTTTAGATGTAACCTTTTCCCAAAAACATCTATAATTTGATTTGTGGAAAAGTAGACTATCAATAATAACAAAACTATTGGTATACCTCTAATTATGACTACATATATCTGTGATATTTTCGCTAATACCTTAATTTTAAATATTCTAAAAACAGCTAGCAGTGTTCCAAAAATAAGTCCAATTATAAACGGAACTATAGTTAATAGTAACGTAGTTGGAGTCGCCTTAAGTGCCGCTCTTAATGCCACTAACATAAAACTAAAATCAAAATTCATCTTCTCACCTACAATCAGCTTTGTTTTCTTATTATTAATCGTCTTTCAACACTGCTAAACAATTTTTCTATTATTGTAGCTAATATAACAAATATTATTGCCGCATCCACATATCCTTCGATGGTTCTTCGTGTATTTGCTGCAATCGCTTGTACCTCACCCATTACATCAATTATCCCTAAAGTAAATGCTATAGAGGTATCCTGCAATAATCCAACTAGTGTAGTACCTAAGCTTGGTAGAGCTGTTATTATTGCTTGCGGAAATACTATTCTCGTAAATGCTTGGATTTTATTCAATCCTACTGAGTAAGCAGCTTCTGTTTGTCCTATTGGTACACTTCCAATTGATGCCCTAAATATTTCTGCTAAAAAGGCCGCTGAATTTAAGGCATAGGTTACAATTACAAAATATAGTTTGTCCCATCTATTTATATCAATATTAAATGAGTTCAGAACTAAAGGTAGTCCGTAAAATACTATAAACATTTGTACTATTATTGGTGTTCCACGAACAAATGATATATAAACTATTGATAATTGATTAAGTACAGGTACCTTATATAGTCTAAAGATAGACAATACTATTCCTAAAACTGCACCCAATATAATTGAAGCTGACACAATTAATAAAGTAATATTTAAATGTGCTAATATTTTAGGAAAATACTGAAACATAGCATTTGCGTCAAATAGTTTTCCCATTTTATCTCCCCTCCCTTTATGCTCTAATCATTTTTTGTATAATCTGCACCTAAATCTTTTATTGAAAGCTTTGATAATGTTCCGTCAGTTTTTATTTCCTTCAATGCCTTTTCAAAGTCAGCTTCCAATTGTGTATTCTTCTTATTAAATACATGGTAAGCAGAAGATGAAGCAACTATTGGTCCTACAATTTGAAGCTTATTTCCAAACTGCTTATTGTAATCAGCTACAGATCTTTTAATGTCTAAAAATGCATCATACTTTCCATTAGAAACGTTATTTACTAGTGTTGCTGAATCCTCTGAAGAGTAAACTATCTTAAATAAGTTGTTATGTGCTTTATTATAAGAGTCTAATACATATGCCGAATTGCTTCCTGATACTGTTTCAACCGTCTTTCCCTTTAAATCTGCTAATGAATTTATATCCGTTCTACCATTTTTAACAACAAGTCTTAAATTATATATATCTGTTGGAACCTTTGAATATAAGAATAATTTTTCTCTATCTTGGTTTTTTTCTATCTGATGAGCTCCCACATCTGCCTTTCCAGATTCCACACTGATTAAAACATCTTTAAAATCATATTGATCATATTCAAATTTATATTGTGGTAATTTTTTATTTATTGCATTTAATACGTCCACTTCATAACCAACAAGTTTTCCTTTACTATCTAAATAGCAATACGGTTTGTAGGCATTACCTATAGCTATAACTACTTTCTTTGGATTAGACGCTGATGCTGAACTGTTATTTTTAGCAGAACAACCTGTAGCTACCATTCCTACTACAATTCCTAAAACAAGAACTCTTAACACTTTCAATTTCTTCATTAAAACAACCCCCTATTTTTAAATTCTTTCTTTATATCATGTACAGCTGCTACAACTATTAGTATTTGTGCTAATTTCATAAAAGTCATTTACAATTCTAAACTTATAATTATTTATATTAAAAACTTCCCCCGTATTACCGAATTTAACCCTATCCCCTAAAAACTCAACCTTATATGGTACAACCTCTAGCTTATCTTCCCTAAACAAACTAGATTTTAACTTAGGTTTAATTGATCTTATATACTCACCTACATTATTATATATTTCTATTTTATCTGTAGAGGTAATTAGTGATTTGATTTCACCATTCCCGTAAAAACAAAGAGAATTTTTATCACCACTAATTCCAATAGCGTTTATATCATATGCTAAAATAGTTCCAATAGGTGTCTTTACTCTAATTTTACTCAAAGGTTCTAACGATTTTATTTCACCATTTTTATATAACGCAAGGCCCATTCTAACCTCAACTATTCCAATAGGTGTTTTTAATTTCACTCTATCTTTGCGCCAAAATGTGATACTTTTCAACTTTTTAGACTCGTAAAAACTTAATGCCACAACTTTAGTTTTTATCTGTCCTATTTTAAGTTTCAACTCTATTATTTCTGCCAATTCATATTCATTTTGTTCAGTCCAAAAAGCTGTTATTTTCCCGTTCACAGGAAATACCTTTTTTATATTTCCATTTTCATAAAAGGTTATTAATTCCGATTTTATATTTCCAATAGGAGTAACTACCATTTCTCTTGAATTTAAAGCAACGCTCTTCAATTTTCCACTTCTATAAAATGCTACAGTACTTGTACTTTTAGTTCGTATACCATCCTCTTCAAATCTTGGTACAAAGCTTCCTATTTCAGTTTTTAGCTC
The Clostridium felsineum DSM 794 DNA segment above includes these coding regions:
- a CDS encoding amino acid ABC transporter permease, encoding MGKLFDANAMFQYFPKILAHLNITLLIVSASIILGAVLGIVLSIFRLYKVPVLNQLSIVYISFVRGTPIIVQMFIVFYGLPLVLNSFNIDINRWDKLYFVIVTYALNSAAFLAEIFRASIGSVPIGQTEAAYSVGLNKIQAFTRIVFPQAIITALPSLGTTLVGLLQDTSIAFTLGIIDVMGEVQAIAANTRRTIEGYVDAAIIFVILATIIEKLFSSVERRLIIRKQS
- a CDS encoding amino acid ABC transporter ATP-binding protein, with the protein product MIELKGINKTFGKNHVLKGVDIKVSKGDVVVILGPSGSGKTTLLRCINFLEKADEGELTIGKDTIKLRHASKKDILKVRKKTAMVFQNYNLFNNKTVIDNVMEGLVTARRIPKKEAEKISKEVLNKVGLAEKYDFYPSELSGGQQQRVGIARALALNPEVILFDEPTSALDPELVGDVLEVMKKVAKEGITMIVVTHEMSFAYDIANKIVFMEDGVVVEEGTPNEIFRNAKEERTRKFLKRIVPEWSYTI
- a CDS encoding amino acid ABC transporter permease, giving the protein MNFDFSFMLVALRAALKATPTTLLLTIVPFIIGLIFGTLLAVFRIFKIKVLAKISQIYVVIIRGIPIVLLLLIVYFSTNQIIDVFGKRLHLKIRFKDINTIYIAYVALSLYAIAAIEEVVRGAFLSVGKGQFEASYSVGLTRIQTVRRIIIPQALPIALPTLCSTVIGLIKGSSLAYMVAVIDLLNAAIITANANYKFLEVYVAAAIIYWGLTIVIEGISGVLERKLALCSRRGIS
- a CDS encoding nitrogenase component 1; the encoded protein is MGGIIAKNREDRQYALTDGGGASGKLSHKFKRRCLKNADRTFAQATQCQETNSIAALLSMEDAAFVVHAPNGCVGCVSFINDNFKVGQYHRGIKHIRNARYIVTNVDERDIVLGGEKKVRNAVLELQRRYDPNVIFVFTSCSSGIIGDDIDAVVKNVQEEVRAIVIPIHCEGFKSKVPATGFDTVFKAIGKYIIKGERPKKEKGLINIFATTSIGYKDQMEMEKLLKVLGLHVNYIPFYSNVEKLKKIPAAEYSVAVCQVFADEFMEYLKNEYDIPYSKTGMPIGIRSTDNWFLSVARMVGKEEIALKYIEEEHKRILPKINEIKERIKGKKVFICAGTGRGIAAATLIEDFGMKLIGIQTPTYEEALIENFEELEKIHGDNFIIDIANMQPFEQSNLVNKLKPDLFIGISTWVSKLGIPTTHILEAKRPTFGYNGLIYLGRKIENAVENPSFNIKLAKRKKLPYKKQWYSENAFKYFKEVGNDL
- a CDS encoding transporter substrate-binding domain-containing protein — encoded protein: MKKLKVLRVLVLGIVVGMVATGCSAKNNSSASASNPKKVVIAIGNAYKPYCYLDSKGKLVGYEVDVLNAINKKLPQYKFEYDQYDFKDVLISVESGKADVGAHQIEKNQDREKLFLYSKVPTDIYNLRLVVKNGRTDINSLADLKGKTVETVSGSNSAYVLDSYNKAHNNLFKIVYSSEDSATLVNNVSNGKYDAFLDIKRSVADYNKQFGNKLQIVGPIVASSSAYHVFNKKNTQLEADFEKALKEIKTDGTLSKLSIKDLGADYTKND